The following coding sequences lie in one Rutidosis leptorrhynchoides isolate AG116_Rl617_1_P2 chromosome 6, CSIRO_AGI_Rlap_v1, whole genome shotgun sequence genomic window:
- the LOC139854414 gene encoding uncharacterized mitochondrial protein AtMg00820-like, with protein sequence MQEEIGQFERLKVWQLVPSPTGQKLIGVKWISKNKKYSNGVVLRNKEKLVAKGYRQQEGIDYDETVPEANLRLVNRTIKFVEATQPTAFNPQGEPSRFEFELRCVNGLRRITKADFRRIF encoded by the exons atgcaagaagagattggTCAATTTGAACGTTTGAAAGTATGGCAATTAGTTCCAAGCCCAACGGGTCAAAAACTAATCGGTGTGAAGTGGATATCTAAAAACAAGAAATATTCTAATGGGGTTGTGTTGCGAAATAAGGAAAAACTTGTGGCTAAGGGTTATAGACAACAAGAAggtattgactatgatgaaac TGTGCCTGAGGCAAATTTGAGACTTGTGAATAGAACAATCAAATTTGTTGAGGCTACACAGCCTACTGCTTTTAATCCACAAGGAGAACCTTCTAGATTTGAGTTTGAACTCAGATGTGTGAATGGTTTAAGGAGGAttactaaggctgatttcaggaggatattttaG